Proteins from one Triticum aestivum cultivar Chinese Spring chromosome 7A, IWGSC CS RefSeq v2.1, whole genome shotgun sequence genomic window:
- the LOC123152293 gene encoding uncharacterized protein codes for MGIRSRRRTRAASTDPPCRRRHHRRRRTVDVHSFPWSVMWRDWAALPRDVLWLILSLLPQADILRGAGCVCVSWRQLAVDEPLLWRHIVLAADKDKDKGKDSDSDSDSDIDSDSDTDSDTDSNSDPPAGWQATACAAVRRSAGHCESFRGPVDDIFLLYLADRAPLLQSLHVTCPYDMGRTRMESEIFITMVVKKLPLLEQLVLSDGLIEPGSLAAFADHCPRFRLLNAGGCHTCGRINNTLRARLESRIKDVRLPVLAGRCGWIRLMRPRTGRLRG; via the exons ATGGGAATAAGGTCGAGGAGGCGAACCAGAGCCGCATCAACTGATCcaccgtgccgccgccgccaccaccgccgccgccgcacggtgGACGTGCATAGTTTTCCTTGGTCGGTGATGTGGAGGGACTGGGCGGCTCTCCCCCGCGACGTACTGTGGCTCATCCTGAGCCTTCTCCCgcaggccgacatcctccgcggcGCTGGGTGCGTGTGCGTCTCGTGGCGGCAGCTGGCCGTCGACGAGCCGCTGCTGTGGCGGCACATCGTCCTCGCCGCCGACAAGGACAAGGACAAGGGCAAGGACTCGGACTCGGACTCGGACTCGGACATAGACTCGGACTCGGACACAGACTCGGACACAGACTCAAACTCAGACCCACCGGCAGGGTGGCAGGCGACGGCGTGTGCTGCCGTGCGGCGCAGCGCCGGCCATTGCGAGTCCTTCCGTGGCCCCGTCGACGACATTTTCCTGCTCTACTTGGCAGACAG GGCGCCATTGTTGCAGAGCCTTCACGTGACATGCCCGTACGACATGGGCCGCACCCGCATGGAAAGCGAGATCTTCATCACGATGGTGGTGAAGAAGCTCCCTCTGCTGGAGCAGCTCGTGCTGTCCGACGGCCTGATCGAGCCAGGCTCGTTGGCTGCCTTCGCCGACCACTGCCCACGCTTCCGGCTGCTCAACGCCGGCGGCTGTCACACCTGTGGCCGCATCAACAACACGTTGCGAGCGAGGCTGGAGAGCAGGATCAAGGATGTCCGGCTGCCAGTCCTGGCCGGCCGCTGCGGATGGATCCGCTTGATGCGTCCTCGGACGGGACGTTTGCGCGGGTAG